CTCTGGTTTGTGTGTACGATAGTTGATGGTTTCCGGTTTTAAAACCTCACCTCTTGATTCTGCCAGAATGGATTCCGGGGAAGCAAGTCCTATCGAAATTTTGTTAAATCTTTTAACGGTATTTTTATCTTTTAATCTCGTCATGATATGAATACTATCGATTTATTAAAAACGCTATAAAAGGGAGCAATCAAAGATTACTCCCGTGTGAATTTATTCTTCTAATCTGATGTCTAATCCAAGACCTTTCAATTCATGCATTAATACATTGAATGATTCCGGTAATCCTGGTTCCGGCATAGTTTCTCCCTTAACGATAGCTTCGTAAGTTTTCGCTCTACCAATAACGTCATCCGATTTAACAGTCAAGATTTCTCTTAGTGTACTTGATGCTCCATAAGCTTCAAGAGCCCAAACCTCCATCTCTCCAAAACGCTGACCACCGAATTGTGCTTTACCTCCTAATGGCTGTTGCGTAATTAATGAGTATGGACCGATAGAACGTGCGTGCATTTTATCATCAACCATGTGTCCTAATTTCAACATGTAGATGATACCTACAGTCGCCGGCTGGTGGAAACGGTCTCCTGTTCCTCCGTCATACAGGTAAGTATGACCGAATCTAGGAATACCTGCTTCGTCTGTTAAAGCATTGATCTGCTCTAAAGAAGCTCCATCAAAAATTGGCGTTGCAAATTTCTTACCTAGTTTCTGACCTGCCCATCCAAGAACAGTTTCATAGATCTGCCCGATGTTCATACGCGATGGTACACCAAGTGGATTCAATACGATATCTACAGGAGTTCCGTCTTCTAAGAAAGGCATGTCTTCGTGACGAACAATTTTCGCAACGATACCTTTATTTCCGTGACGTCCCGCCATTTTATCCCCAACTTTCAGTTTACGTTTCTTAGCGATATAAACTTTAGCCAGTTTTAAAATTCCTGATGGTAATTCATCTCCAACAGTGATTGTAAATTTCTCTCTTCTCAATGCTCCCTGAAGGTCATTCAACTTAATTTTATAGTTGTGGATCAGGTCGTTCACCATTGCATTGGTTTCATCGTCTGTAGTCCACTGTCCTTTTGTTAAGTGTGCGAAATCTTCAACAGCATACAACATTTTTTGAGAGTATTTTTTACCTTTTGGCAATACTTCTTCTCCCAAATCATTCATAACACCCTGAGATGTTTTTCCATTCACGATGTCAAACAATTTCTCCACCAATCTGTCTTTCAATTCATTGAATTTCACTTCAAATTGTGTTTCTAAAACTGCTAAATCATCTTTATCTTTAGAACGTTTACGTTTATCTTTAACCGCTCTTGCGAATAATTTTTTATCTAAAACCACACCGTGTAATGAAGGAGACGCTTTTAATGAAGCATCTTTAACATCACCTGCTTTATCCCCGAAGATCGCTCTTAATAATTTCTCTTCCGGAGTAGGATCTGATTCTCCTTTTGGTGTAATTTTTCCGATTAGAATGTCGCCAGGTTTTACCTCTGCACCAATTCTAATCATACCGTTTTCATCTAAATCTTTAGTTGCCTCTTCACTTACGTTAGGGATATCATTCGTTAACTCTTCGTTACCTAATTTTGTATCTCTTACTTCCAGTGAATAGTCATCCACGTGAATGGATGTAAAGATGTCATCACGAACAACTTTTTCAGAAATTACAATCGCATCCTCGAAGTTATACCCTTTCCAAGGCATGAAGGCAACTTTAAGGTTTCTACCTAAAGCCAATTCTCCGTTTTGCGTTGCATAACCTTCACAAAGTACCTGTCCTTTTGCAACTCTGTCTCCTCTTCTTACGATTGGTTTCAGGTTGATAGAAGTACTCTGGTTGGTTTTTCTGAATTTGATTAACTGGTATGTTTTTTCATCCGGATCGAAACTAACTGCTCTTTCCGCATCGGTTCTGTCGTATTTGATGGTAATCATGTTCGCATCAACATATTCAACAGTTCCGCTACCTTCAGCATTGATCAGTACTCTGGAATCAGACGCCACCTGACGCTCTAATCCTGTACCAACAATTGGTGCTTCCGGACGCAATAATGGAACTGCCTGACGCATCATGTTTGATCCCATCAATGCACGGTTCGCATCATCGTGCTCCAAGAACGGAATTAATGAAGCCGAAATGGATGCAATCTGGTTTGGCGCAACGTCTGTATAATCTACAACTCCCGGCTCAACCACAGGGAAATCTCCTTCTTCACGAGCAATAACTCTGTCAGCGGTGATGGTTCCGTTTTCATCCATATCAATGTTTGCCTGAGCAATCATTTTTCCTTCTTCTTCTTCTGCACTTAAATAGATCGGAGTAGAAACCAAATCCACTTTACCTTCCGTTACTTTACGGTAAGGAGTTTCAATGAATCCCATTCCATTCACTTTTGCATATACTCCAAGAGATGAAATCAAACCAATGTTTGGTCCCTCCGGTGTTTCAATAGGACATAAACGTCCGTAGTGTGTATAGTGAACGTCACGTACCTCGAATCCGGCTCTTTCTCTGGAAAGACCTCCTGGTCCAAGGGCAGACAATCTTCTTTTGTGTGTAATCTCGGCCAGTGGATTCGTTTGGTCCATGAACTGAGATAACTGGTTGGTTCCAAAGAAAGAGTTGATTACTGATGACAATGTTTTGGCATTGATCAAATCAATTGGTGTAAACACCTCGTTATCTCTAACGTTCATTCTTTCTCTGATTGTTCTTGCCATACGGGCAAGTCCTACACCAAATTGTGCCGACAATTGTTCTCCAACTGTTCTAACACGACGGTTTGATAAGTGATCGATATCATCAATCTCTGCTTTAGAGTTGATCAATTCGATTAAATATTTTACGATTGTAATGATATCCTCTTTGGTCAAAACCTGTTTTTCCATTGGGATATCCAAACCTAATTTTTTATTCATTCTGTAACGACCAACTTCACCTAAGTTGTAACGTTGATCGGAGAAGAATAATTTATCGATAATACCACGAGCCGTTTCCTCATCAGGCGGTTCTGCGTTACGCAACTGACGGTAAATGTGCTCTACAGCTTCTTTTTCTGAGTTTGTAGGGTCTTTTTGTAATGTATTGTGGATAATAGCGTAATCAGCCTGATTGTTATCTTCTTTGTGTAACAAAATAGCTTTAACGTTCGCATCAATAATTTCCTCTACATTGTCTTTATCTAAAATCGTATCACGATCCAAGATAATTTCATTACGTTCAATTGATACTACTTCTCCAGTATCCTCATCAACGAAATCTTCATGCCAGGTGTTCAGAACACGCGCAGCAAGTCTTCTTCCGATGTACTTTTTAAGACCTGTTTTAGAAACTTTGATTTCTTCTGCAAGGTCAAAAATCTCTAGAATATCTTTATCTCTTTCAAATCCGATAGCACGGAAAAGAGTTGTTACCGGTAATTTTTTCTTTCTATCGATATAAGCATACATAACGCTATTGATATCGGTAGCAAATTCAATCCAAGATCCTTTAAAAGGAATTACTCTGGCAGAGTATAATTTTGTACCATTCGCATGGAAAGATTGTCCGAAGAATACACCCGGTGAACGGTGTAACTGAGATACTACAACACGCTCGGCACCGTTGATAACGAAAGTACCGCTTGGTGTCATGTATGGTATTGTACCTAAATATACATCCTGAACAATTGTTTCAAAATCTTCATGTTCCGGGTCTGTACAATACAGTTTTAAACGTGCTTTTAAAGGCACACTGTACGTCAACCCTCTGTCAATACATTCTTCAATTGTATAACGTGGTGGATCAACAAAGTAATCAAGGAATTCCAATACAAACTGATTTCTTGTATCTGTAATTGGGAAGTTTTCCATGAAGGTATTATAAAGACCTTCGTTGCCTCTTTCGTCAGATTTAGTTTCCAATTGGA
This region of Flavobacterium inviolabile genomic DNA includes:
- the rpoB gene encoding DNA-directed RNA polymerase subunit beta; this encodes MLTNQTERLNFASTKNIPDYPDFLDIQVKSFKDFFQLETKSDERGNEGLYNTFMENFPITDTRNQFVLEFLDYFVDPPRYTIEECIDRGLTYSVPLKARLKLYCTDPEHEDFETIVQDVYLGTIPYMTPSGTFVINGAERVVVSQLHRSPGVFFGQSFHANGTKLYSARVIPFKGSWIEFATDINSVMYAYIDRKKKLPVTTLFRAIGFERDKDILEIFDLAEEIKVSKTGLKKYIGRRLAARVLNTWHEDFVDEDTGEVVSIERNEIILDRDTILDKDNVEEIIDANVKAILLHKEDNNQADYAIIHNTLQKDPTNSEKEAVEHIYRQLRNAEPPDEETARGIIDKLFFSDQRYNLGEVGRYRMNKKLGLDIPMEKQVLTKEDIITIVKYLIELINSKAEIDDIDHLSNRRVRTVGEQLSAQFGVGLARMARTIRERMNVRDNEVFTPIDLINAKTLSSVINSFFGTNQLSQFMDQTNPLAEITHKRRLSALGPGGLSRERAGFEVRDVHYTHYGRLCPIETPEGPNIGLISSLGVYAKVNGMGFIETPYRKVTEGKVDLVSTPIYLSAEEEEGKMIAQANIDMDENGTITADRVIAREEGDFPVVEPGVVDYTDVAPNQIASISASLIPFLEHDDANRALMGSNMMRQAVPLLRPEAPIVGTGLERQVASDSRVLINAEGSGTVEYVDANMITIKYDRTDAERAVSFDPDEKTYQLIKFRKTNQSTSINLKPIVRRGDRVAKGQVLCEGYATQNGELALGRNLKVAFMPWKGYNFEDAIVISEKVVRDDIFTSIHVDDYSLEVRDTKLGNEELTNDIPNVSEEATKDLDENGMIRIGAEVKPGDILIGKITPKGESDPTPEEKLLRAIFGDKAGDVKDASLKASPSLHGVVLDKKLFARAVKDKRKRSKDKDDLAVLETQFEVKFNELKDRLVEKLFDIVNGKTSQGVMNDLGEEVLPKGKKYSQKMLYAVEDFAHLTKGQWTTDDETNAMVNDLIHNYKIKLNDLQGALRREKFTITVGDELPSGILKLAKVYIAKKRKLKVGDKMAGRHGNKGIVAKIVRHEDMPFLEDGTPVDIVLNPLGVPSRMNIGQIYETVLGWAGQKLGKKFATPIFDGASLEQINALTDEAGIPRFGHTYLYDGGTGDRFHQPATVGIIYMLKLGHMVDDKMHARSIGPYSLITQQPLGGKAQFGGQRFGEMEVWALEAYGASSTLREILTVKSDDVIGRAKTYEAIVKGETMPEPGLPESFNVLMHELKGLGLDIRLEE